The Pongo pygmaeus isolate AG05252 chromosome 7, NHGRI_mPonPyg2-v2.0_pri, whole genome shotgun sequence DNA segment aagaaatagaaaaaacaatcttaaaattcatataaaaccacaaaggacccagaatagtcaaaacaatgagcaagaaaaacaaagctaggggcatcacattttctaatttcaaaatgtattataaagaTAGAGTAATCAAAACTGTGtgctactggcataaagacagacaataGGccagtggaagagaatagagggcccagaaataaacccacacttCTAGAGTCAACTGCCCTTCCACAAACATGCGAAGAATATATAGTGGGGAAAAGATGGTTTCTTCAATACATGGTACTGAGAAAACTGAAtgttcacatgcaaaagaataaaattgggcCTGTATCTTACACTACACACAAAAAGCAACTCAAAATAAACTACACATTTAAACATAATTACCTGAGACTGTAAAActtatagaagaaaacataaggagaAACTTTCACGATGTTGGTCATGGCAATTATTTCAACTTATAAATTGTAACAAAAGGATTTGGGAATGACTGATAGGTTTAAAGGGAATATTTATGGGAGATTATGGGTTATAGGCTCCTGTGCATATCTCAGTAACTTCCTCAGTAAAGGAGACATGGCCTTGAGCCCAAATACACTGGGAAGCTGGAACTAAGACTCAACTCCTTCTGACCCCTTCTCTCAATTAaggattcttttttctaatttcaccTAGAATAGAGAAGCACCCAAAGATAAATTTTCCACTTTTCCACCACCATATGTCTTCACATAGTTTTATCTTTATCCATAATCTACCTTCTCTTCACTCTCTGATTCAAGGCCAACCCCTCCACTTACACTAGATTCCATCCCCAATAACTTTTTTAAGAATTTAACTCCAGAAGTTAAACATTATTTCCTGCATTATGAATCTCTACACCACCCCCAAGCTGGTTAATTCATTTTAGGTAGAAATATGTGGTAATAGTTCTCATTTAAAATTCTGTACATTTCCAGCTACTGCCTCATTTATCTACTCTCTTTATAGAAGAAATCATCGTTTGTCTTTATTCAGCATCTCCACTTTTTCTCTTGCATtcatttgctgttgtttttgtttttctgggaaagttctttaatgtttttaatttatcataaaacatttcaaacatttaaaaataaaaagtaagtaatATTGTGTCATAtaatttgtcttctctttttaaagCCAGAAGCTTCATTTCTAATAATGAATGTCCTTCAGAACACTATCATTGCAGACTGAAGTGCAATGCTGATGAACATGCAATTAGATACTGTGCTGACTTCAGCATCTGCTGCAAACTGAAGATCATTGAAATTGATGGACCGAAGTGGTGAAAATTCTAACTCCATCTTCTTCAGACTCCAGGAGAAAAAACGTGTCTTAAACTCTCTTATCTACGAATAATTAACATGATGgatgaaaattattataattgCATGTTTAGATGGTCAggtgaaaataaacataaattttataaatgctcacattctattttcatttgtgcaTTTTAACATTTACTCCCTTAATTTACATCCACAACCACATTGTTGTTTCACCCATAGTACTATATCCCAGCCCTACCACTTATTAACTGTTCaagcttgggcaagttatttcttttctgtctatctcagcttccttatttataaaatgggatagCAATAGGTACCTACATTGTGGTACTGTTAGGATTATATGAGTTAGTATATGTGAAGTTCTTAAACAGTATTTGGCCCTATTTTAGACATtatataaatgttagctataattTCATGAAACCCAAGAATTTGATCCATCTTATTGCTTTTGGGGTTTTATATAATTATTCTGTGTGGCCTGAGAGTTCATATTTGTTAAAATGTTAGGTGGTTTTGAAAATAAGGTATATTTTTCAGCTTATgggatatataattttatataaacacaATCTATTAATGCAACATTATTCTATTCCAGTAATCTAGGACTTGATCACTAGTAGTGAgaactaaaaagaaagaagagatgcaaggtgaattttagaattaggaTTGGCAGGTTTTATTGGCCATATGATATATTGAGAAGGCATGAATGATGATTCTGAGATTTCAAAGCTGATAAAAAGATGGATGCCAATATAACTCACTAAACTAGAGGGGCCAGAAGAGAAAGTAGGTTGGGAATATGGGGAGAGTCAATGAAGAGATGTTTTGGCATAATAGGGTTTTAGTCATGTAAGGGATATGTCAGTCTACTAGGCATATTTACAaaagtataattttctttttctataaattaactGAATTCCTATTAGGAATCTTATTTTGCCTGGTCACAGAAACTTAAACTTAGTCAGTTCATATTTGATCATATCTTCTCCAAGTTATTTTTAAGTTCCAAAAGAGGTAAGCAGTGATGAGGTATCTGGGAGAGCATTTATTATGTTAACCTACTAAAACATCTTCATTCTCATCTGTTCTTCTGTCACTAATCTAGGTACAACTGCTGAGTTGTgtctcattcttatttttaataaaatttgtaaagCTCTTTGGGTGAGGCCCATTCTTTGGTACATTGGTTGGTCCTGCTACTCAAGCAGCATCCTAGGTCCTTAGGTTACAAGTAAGTCCCTATAAGGGCCACAAAATAGTATTTCTCTTGTACTACTGCAGAGAGCCCAGCCTCATCTCACCTCAAATTCTTTCTAAAAAGTCTTGCATCACATCTCAGATGAGTCCTAATATGTGGTATACACtatttttcttgtctgtttttctgcctgcAAGTGATAATGTCCTGTTGGTAGTGGAAGCACTGGGGTCACCTCTCATTGTTGTTGTGGAAGCTGGTACCAAGTGTTGCCGATGCCTTGGCCCTTTGCATCCCAAGACgtctgtgaaagaaaagaaagaaagaaagaaagaaaggaaggaaggaaggaaggaaggaaggaaggaaggaaggaaggaaggaagaaagaaagaaagaaagaaagaaagaaagaaagaaagaaagaaagaaagaaagaaagaaagagagagagagagagaaagaaagaaagaaagagaaagaaagaaagaaggaaaaagaaagagaaagaaagaaagaaggaaagagaaagcttCTTTAGCTTTTTTAGTGTCACTTCCTTACCATAGGTTCTAGTTCCCCAGGCCCTGGCATCTACTAATTCTTCCTGACTGGCCCAGACTAGATTCAAACTAGAATTTTTGCTATATTTCAGAACCCCTTTATCCCAGGAGACAATATAGAACAGTGGTTAATAAATTTGGGTTCTAGAATCTCTGTAAGATTTCTCAGTCCCAGATATGTGATTTTAGAAGAATTACTCATATCGGTTTCAACATCTTGAAAATGTGAATGGTGAAAATGTCTAGTTAAGAGAGCATTTGTAAGATTAAGTGaggcaatataaaaaaaaaatacatactacaATCCTTGACTCCTAAAAGTGCCCCAAATATCAGTTGTTAGAAATATATCTGCAGTAGTTCCCCACCCAGCCACAGTTCTAGTTACTTACAGTCAACCACAGTCCAAAATATTACAtacgctgggtgcggtggctcacgcctgtaatcccagcgctttgggagaccaaggtgggcggatcacctgagggcaagggttcgagaccagcctggccaacggggtgaaaccccatctctactaaaaatacaaaaatcagccaagcgtggtggcaggtgcctgtaatcagctactcaggaggctgaggcaggagaattgcttgaacccgggagggagaggttgcagtgagccaagatcacaccgctgcactccagcctgggcgacagagcaagactccatctcaaaaaaaataaataaataaacacaaaattccaTAAATAAACGATTCATAAGTGTTAAATTGCATGCTGTTCTGAGTAACAGGAAATCTTGCACAACGCAGCTCCACACACCCAgaatgtgaatcatccctttgtccagtgtatccacACTGTAAACACTGCATGCCCATTAGTTATTGAAATCATCTGCTTCTGAGATCCAGCCATTAACATCATCATGGCTCGGTGACCCAGGATCACCCGAAGCAGACGATCCTCCTTCTGACGTTTGGTCAGAAGATTAGCAGTAGCCTAATGCTATGTCACAATGTCTATGTCATTTTCCTCACTTCCTCTCATCACATAGGCATTTTATCATCTTACATCAGCACAAGAAGAAGAGTGAGCATagcacaataagatattttgggGGAGACAGAGttcacattcacataacttttatagTATTGTTATTatagcatattgttataattattctattttattattagttattgttattaaAATCTTACTGtgccaaatttataaatttaactttatcATAGGTCTGCGTGTATAGAAAAAAAGCACAGTATATATAGAGTTCTGTATTATCCACTGTTTCAAGCAtctactgggggtcttggaacatagcCCCATGAATAAGGGATAACTACTATATATTGTAAAGTTAAAGTATAAAGCTAACATCTAgagttcatttatttcttcaacaaTTATACCTTTGGCACTGATGGCCTGCTAGACTTTGAGCCCAATACTGGtgtaaaatgataaataagacAGTCATGGAATCTGTACTTGGATCTCACAGTCTAATCATAGAGACACAACTAATTTATATAGCTACAATTGTGACAAGTGCtatgaaaaaaaaggaatgggtgCTCTGAAAATGTGTAATGGGAAGGAGGACCATCTCTTCACAGAGGATACAGAATCTGCTTCCTTCTGCATCTCCCACTGTTGGCTAGAATACATTTTTGCTTATTAGGATTGTTATTTGGAAAGGCTGCATATTGCATCTGTAAGGCTGAGGGTCAGACAGCGACATTTCAATTGCAGCTGAGAGTATGGCGTTGCAGAACAACCACAGATCAGGAAGATGAGAAGAGTAGCATGATGACCCTAAAGAAATAccaaacccaggaggtagaagaaaGAGCCATCTAGTCCTAGCATGGAGCATACTGTACTTCTCCATTTTCTAGTCCCAGAGCACCATGTGGCCTTAGGGGAATATATGgatgaaaagaaaaagctggtGTGCTGGTAAACCACAAACTTGTTTTCAAATGATGCACAGATCTCCCCTCTTTATTCCCAAAGTCTATGAACTAGGTCAGCTCCCAACTCGTGGCACCCACAGTGAACCAGACACTGAGCCAGGGGAGCTCTAGATAACAAGAGACGATCTCTGACAGTTGTTGAAATTCTTCTTTACCTCTTAGAGCAAAACTCAGAGGCTGTCCTGTTCTGATATTTAAGTAAAATCAGGAATTGCTTGTAGTTGGTGACCTAGTCAGTGAACCAGGTCCTTATCAATAGTGGGAGAATAAAAGTAATAGTATGTTCTGGGGAAAATAATATGGCACTACAGTGGTCTTGGGGTTTTTTAACTTTGGCTTTGTCAGCAACATTATTTTTGCTTGGGTTAAAGCCTCTTCCAGCTGTTTATCAACATAGATAAAAGTATATTGCTTTATTATTTGTTCTTGAGTCATATTCAATGCTTTCTTTGCATGggcaatgccaatatcccattgAGCATGTCCTCTCTGAGGTTGAGGTTTCCAGGTCTTTTGTTTCTCAGAGTGATTGCTGACTTGTTTGGGAGCCTCAGCCAGTAATTCTTTATACTGTTTATGACCTTTATATTCCCATACCTGCTTTTCACAAACCCATGCCCTCACTAGCTGGTTGCTAAGAAATTGGACATGATATGACCAGGCACCCCTTATGTCAATTTTAGTATGAACTTCCAGCTGGGGCTCACTTGAAACCAAGGTAGGAACATAAGGTAGAAATGATAGATTCCTGCCTTGGGCTTTTTCTGTTTGGTAGGTGGTTTACTACTGATTCTATTTCAGATctcattattggtttgttcaggcattcaatttctttctagttcaatcttgggaggttgtacttttccaggaatttatcaatttcttctaggctTTGTAGCATGTGTGCATGCAGATGCTCctaatagtctctgagggtttttgcatttcttttgggtcagtggtaatatcctctttctcatttctgattgtgtttatttggatcttctttttttagtctagctagcagtctaaataagcagatttatttattcttttaaagagccaacttttggtttcattaatcttttgtatcGGTTCATGTCtctatttcattcagttcagctctgattttggttatttctttcctCGGCTAGTTTTGGGTtgatttgctcttgtttttttaGTTCTTCTAAGTGTGATGTTAGGttcttaatttgagatctttctaactttgtAGTGTAGCCATTTTCatgctataaatgtccctcttaacactgctttagtgTCTCATGGATTCTGGTACTGTACCTTTGTTTTCATCAGTTTAAATGAACgtctttttttagacagtgtcccactctatcacccaggcttggGTGCAGCTGGACAACCACAGCTTACTGTAGTCCCAGCcccttaggctcaagcaattctcccacctcgacctcccaagtagttgggactacagtcgtgcaccatcacacctggctaatttttttttaatcttgtagagacagagtcccaccACGTTGCACAaactggccttaaactcctggactgaagtgatccaGCCTTCATTTCATcctttacccaaaagtcattaaggagcacattgtttaatttccatgtacttgtatcattttgagagatcttcttggtattgatttctatctTTATTGCATTGCGGTCTGAGAATGTTACTGGTATgagttctttttaatttgttaagaattgctttatggcccagcatgtggttgatcttagaGTATGTGCCGTGTACAGATgacaagaatgtgtattctgttggtgtgcagtggaatgctcCATAGATGTCTGTTAAGTCCATTgggtcaagtgttgagtttaggtcctcaatatctttatttgttttctgcctcaatgatctgcttaacactgtcagtggggtgtcaatgtctctcattattattgtgtggttatctaagtctcttcataggtctctaagaacttgttttataaatctcagtgctccaatgttgggtgcatatatatttaggattattaagtcttctttttgaattgaacactttatcattttgtaatgcctttctttgtcctttttgatcattgtggcttttagtctgttttgtctgaaataagaatagcaaccactgttctttttcttttccatttgcttgctagatctttctccatccctttactttgaggcTATGaatgtcattgcatgtgagatctCTTGATGACAACATACAGCTGTGGCCCAGCCTTTCTACTCCTgaatatttgcaaaagaaaaatgaaagcatatatcCATACCatgacttgtacatgaatgtccatagcagctttatttacaatagccaaaaactggaaataatcaaACGTCCATCAATACGTGACTGGATAAACACACAGATGTATATCCATGCAATGGtgctcagcaatgaaaaggaatgaacaactaATTAATGTTATAGCAAGGAGGAATctcaaataattatgctgagtaaaagaaaccCAACAAGAAAGTGtatagaatatattattctaTTCACATAAAATTCCAAGAAAATACAAAGTAATCTACAGTGTCAGCAGAAAAGTTGTGGCCTGGAGACTGAGGTGAAAGAGAATCAGGAGGGGAATATTACAAAAGGCATGAGAAAATGTTAGGGGgaatggatatgttcattattttgaaTGTGACAATGGTTTCACAAATGTATAGATATGGCAAAACTTATCTGATTGTACACTTTACTGTTTGAAGTTTATCGTATGTcatttatacttcaataaaaatgttattttaaatagtgacaattattttaaataaccttGACAAAATATTGTGCAacacttaaaaatactatttatgaAGTTTATAGTGACactgatatatagtatatatcaaGTTACAAAAGCAGGATACCTAATTATAAGAATATTGCTTACAGctatgtaaaacaaaatattaagcaacaaactaggcataagtgaaactttctttagaaCGACAGTTTGTCTCTGAGAAGAGAAGTTCAAGTGTAACTTGTCCATCCTTGTcatgtttaatattttaccaATATGCTAAAATtagcatttacttttttattgtaacAAAAGCctatcaaattttaattttattcatttaaaagagTAAGAGCATATAGTTCTCAGGCCTCCATGTACTTTTGGAAAAACGGCATGGGAGAACAGTGTCTTTGTCTATAGGAAAAGCTGTCAAACAAGAAAGGGCtgtccatttttttcctcagatgaGCATTGCCAACACAGCTGCCTCAGGGGTGTTCAGTGTAGCATATCTACCTGAAGCGAGGCATACCCCAGCCCTGAGAGGTTTGTATAGGACTGTGTGCTCAACCTCTTCTCTCTATTCCCTGACAGCCAACGTCAGACCCTGCCACTAGCCTCCTCAACAGAAGTTCCCAGCCATGAAGCCTCTCCTCGTtgtgtttgtctttcttttcctttgggatcCAGTGCTGGCAGGTAAAACTGGCATATTTTGGGGGGTAGGGGTGCTTCATATAGAAGAACAGTGCCACTAAACAACCCAATAAACATACTCCACCCACGGGCCCTTTAATTttcaaactagaaaaaagcatcaACTAGTTTTGATGTCAGCAAGATCTGGGCTTGAATCTGGCTGTCCAGCTTGTTAACTATATAGCTTTGGACAAAGGTCTaagcttctctgagccttagtttccttttttttttttttttttttttggctgaactGATCAGCACCaatgagccttagtttcttcatttgaaaaatgggaATGAATAGTCTCACAAGGATTAAATCGGATCATGTATGGAATATGTCCGTACATAATATGAAAAGCACCTGGCTCATGAGAGCTATCATTGTATTTTCATTAGTAATGCCCATCCTGTCTTCCTGCTGTTATTTTGTCTCTAATTCAAGAACGTATCTAAGTATAATAGTCAAGGCCAGAAAATAGTGACAACacaatttgttaattttctaatATACTGAAATTTCCTACAGTTAATGTACTATTTGTGAATCCATTAGTTACATGAGGAAACAGATTTAGAACGGCTAGTTTCAAGAGAATCACTGAGCTTTCTGCGATAGAAGAAATGCCTGATCAGATGAGATAGCAGCCAGGGAGACATGACAGAGAGTGTGAGTGGCCCTGTACTCTAGCTTCACCATATCCTTTCTGACTTTAGCAATCTtatcttgaaaattcttttcactCAGTGTTACTGAATCAGTCCAGTCAGATTGGTTCATCTGCCTAGATGGACTGAAGTGTTTACCTGAAGTATTCTCCAGGCAAATGAATCAGATGTTCAGGTTATGTGACTCACCAGGCTAAATTTAAGAATTCATGGGATCAAGGCCTCTTAAAGCTGTCGATGGAACCAATTCCACTATGGCTTATGGCAATGGATTTGTGGCCTCCAGACAAAGAACCCCATCTAGTGTACAAtattcccttcaattccttttGCATTCTCATAACTTGTCATTTCCATCGAAATTTCTTGTCTCATTTCATAGACCATTATATTTCATCTTCCCAAAAGTGTTACAGATTGTCCTCTAGGGCTTCTGTCTTGCAAACTAAGTAACACTGATCCCTTCTTGTTCCTGTAGGAAAATTATCCTCCAGGGCATTATGACTCAGACAGGGTATGTGTTTGCTCAAATTTTCTACAGATTCCTTGAGCTTCAATAAGATTTCTCAAATCTTCAGAATTGATTTCATCCTCCTCCAAACTCACaagaccattccacattgcaaataCATCACTGCACTTGTCATGTTTTTTCCTCTCTCagagatattttgtatttcttctctttttgtctAGAATGAAAATTCATTGAGGTTAAGGTCTATATCATACTCAGATCTGTACCCCAACAGTCCTTGATTCACAGGATTTATAAAAATTGGTTTATGAATAATAATAAGTacgtaattatttaaaaaataatgagtgaaTGACTATGTGAATAGCTAGCTTGATTGTTTGGGTTATATTCATTGACAAATTCAGGGAAACTTCCAAATTATTAGTTGttttagtcagcttgggctgcgaTAACAAAATTCTGCAGACTGTGGCTtagacaaaatttattttctcatagttccagaagatgagaaatccaagatcaaggtgctagctgATTCAATTTCTGATTAGGGCTTGCTTTCAAGCTTGTAGATGGCCGTCT contains these protein-coding regions:
- the LOC129042741 gene encoding beta-defensin 131A; translation: MRVLFFVFGVLSLMSAVPPARSFISNNECPSEHYHCRLKCNADEHAIRYCADFSICCKLKIIEIDGPKW